The genomic interval TCGCCATGGTCGAGCAGCGTAATAGTCCCCTTCAGGGCCTTCTCGATAAAGGCATTCAACACCCGCCCGTCGCCTTTGCCCGTCCCCGGTCCGTAGGCCAGGGAGAGCCGGGCCGACGCCGCGTCTACCCCGCTTTGTCTGTAGGCCCCGCATATGGCCTCGCCGCACCTCTTTGATTCTATGTAACAGGCCCTAGGGTGGGTGGGAGTGGTGGTCCCTATGTCCGGCTCCCGATAAGGAATATTCGGGGAGCCGCTGTAGACCTCGCTTGTACTTACAAAAAGAAGCTTTCCGCGAGGGGCCAGTTTTTGAAAAAGGGCAAAGAGGGCCGAAGTATTTATCTGAATCGTCTTTACCGGGTTATCCAAAAACCTGCCGGGTTGAGCATAACCGGCCGAGTGAATAATATAGTCGGCCTTCGGAAGCCCTTCGGGAACCCCGGCATCCGTCAGGTCTCCCCGGAATATCCTGCCTCCGGCGCGCTCTATAATCTCCGCAAGGTAAGCCGGGGGCCGAGACTGCATGGCTGCGGTGAGCTCGTACCGGCCCTTCCCTGATGAGGCGAGATATGCGAGGCTTGCAAGCAGATGCACCCCCACGAGACCGGACGCGCCCGTAATGAGTATGCGTGAGCCGTCCAACTTTCCGAGGTCTGCGCGGGAGCATATCCTTTCCCCGTCCTCCATGATGAGATCCTGCAGCTTATCCATCGATGAGGTCCTCCAGTCTTTCCCTGATGTGCTCCGGCGTCAAACCGACGGCTTTATCGTGATCTTCCGCAGTGCCGTAATTGGTAAGAAACGCCCTGGGAACGCCGATACAGTCGAGAGAAACTTTTCCGGGCCCCAGCGCTTCCCAGATGGAACGGGTCATCGTTCCCTGATAAAAGGGCTCTACCACGAGGACTTTCCCGGAATGCGCGTTTTGCCGCAATGTTTCGCTGTCAAAGGGAGATACCGTGGTATAATAGAGCACCGTCGCGTCCAACCCCGAAACTGCCTCCATAACGGCGTCGAGCACGGGCCCGATGGCCACCACGGTTGCCTGC from Syntrophorhabdaceae bacterium carries:
- a CDS encoding NAD-dependent epimerase/dehydratase family protein encodes the protein MDKLQDLIMEDGERICSRADLGKLDGSRILITGASGLVGVHLLASLAYLASSGKGRYELTAAMQSRPPAYLAEIIERAGGRIFRGDLTDAGVPEGLPKADYIIHSAGYAQPGRFLDNPVKTIQINTSALFALFQKLAPRGKLLFVSTSEVYSGSPNIPYREPDIGTTTPTHPRACYIESKRCGEAICGAYRQSGVDAASARLSLAYGPGTGKGDGRVLNAFIEKALKGTITLLDHGEAGRTYCYVSDAVELMWNILLKGREPVYNVGGISRTTVRELAVRIGEYLRVPVVFPDETRQLAGTPEDVRLDMAKAREEFGKEEYLSLDEGLARTIEWQKILYAQ